One genomic segment of Chitinophaga sancti includes these proteins:
- a CDS encoding sensor histidine kinase, with the protein MIFILAGGTILMRLKDFSFLNLRTFLEYFSMITVTIFACWMVHGYLRLHEPKGVSKQLRPIVRIAAAMLVAFSLNYLSVIIIPSRFLFQDMVFHHTYADFLRIIISAFFVSMFCHIVWSSLAANIMLQKAQLENEHLKQAHLRAQLLSLQQQISPHFLFNSLSTLKHIAHDKGTKDFVVQLSHVYRYLLNINEHQITKLADELNFIDSYLYILYQRFEGDLKVQINIPEQYHNYLIPPLSIQLLIENAIKHNALSPETPLLIEIFIENETVTVKNIRQPKKYPVESTKLGLQNINDRFLLLFDKQITVDNTDESFTVHLPVISHERYYH; encoded by the coding sequence ATGATTTTCATCCTCGCCGGCGGAACAATCCTGATGCGACTAAAGGATTTTAGCTTCCTCAATCTCCGGACGTTCCTGGAGTACTTTTCCATGATTACCGTTACTATATTTGCCTGCTGGATGGTACATGGGTATCTCAGGTTACACGAGCCCAAAGGAGTCAGTAAACAACTCCGTCCTATTGTCCGCATAGCAGCCGCCATGCTGGTGGCATTTTCTCTGAATTACCTTTCAGTAATTATAATTCCAAGCAGGTTTTTATTTCAGGACATGGTATTTCATCATACCTATGCCGATTTTCTACGCATCATCATCAGTGCATTTTTTGTCAGTATGTTTTGTCACATCGTATGGAGCTCGCTGGCTGCCAACATTATGCTGCAAAAAGCACAACTTGAAAATGAGCACCTTAAACAGGCACACCTCCGTGCACAGTTGCTGTCCTTACAACAACAGATCAGTCCTCATTTCCTGTTCAATTCTCTCAGTACGCTCAAGCACATCGCTCATGATAAGGGTACCAAAGACTTTGTTGTACAGCTATCCCATGTATATCGTTACCTGCTGAACATCAATGAACACCAGATCACCAAGCTCGCTGATGAACTGAACTTTATCGACTCTTATTTATACATTCTCTACCAGCGTTTCGAAGGCGATCTGAAAGTACAGATCAATATTCCGGAGCAGTATCACAATTACCTGATACCTCCTTTATCCATTCAGCTCTTAATCGAAAATGCCATTAAGCACAATGCGCTCTCCCCGGAAACACCTTTGCTGATAGAGATCTTTATTGAAAATGAAACAGTCACCGTCAAAAATATCCGCCAGCCGAAAAAATACCCCGTGGAGAGTACTAAATTAGGTTTGCAGAATATCAACGATCGCTTCCTGTTATTGTTCGATAAGCAAATTACCGTCGACAACACCGACGAAAGTTTTACTGTACATTTACCAGTCATTAGCCATGAACGTTATTATCATTGA
- a CDS encoding TetR/AcrR family transcriptional regulator → MEEKSISTEEKIKAAARTIFTKKGYAATKTRDIAEEAGMNLALLNYYFRSKEKLFSIVMAENLKKLFGILAPTLNDKSKSLDEKITNIATSYINMLFLNPDLPLFVLSELRQNPVWLRETLNVDAYVIGSHFMQQLQEKKKDINPIHFLMSFLGMLIFPFAARPILQGTAAVTDEQYDQLMEERKKLIPIWLKCMLE, encoded by the coding sequence ATGGAAGAGAAGAGCATTTCAACGGAAGAAAAGATCAAAGCCGCCGCCAGGACTATTTTTACCAAAAAAGGGTATGCCGCTACCAAGACCCGGGACATCGCAGAAGAGGCCGGGATGAACCTGGCCCTGTTGAATTATTACTTCCGTAGTAAGGAGAAGCTGTTTTCAATTGTGATGGCTGAAAACCTGAAAAAGCTGTTTGGCATACTGGCGCCGACGCTGAATGATAAAAGTAAATCGCTGGATGAGAAGATCACTAATATCGCCACCAGCTATATCAATATGCTTTTTCTGAATCCGGACCTGCCTTTATTTGTGCTGAGTGAATTGAGGCAAAACCCTGTCTGGCTGCGGGAGACGCTGAATGTAGATGCCTATGTAATCGGGTCCCACTTTATGCAGCAGTTACAGGAGAAAAAGAAAGATATCAATCCCATACATTTTCTGATGTCGTTTTTGGGCATGCTGATCTTTCCGTTTGCCGCCCGGCCCATCTTGCAGGGAACCGCAGCGGTCACCGACGAACAGTATGATCAGCTCATGGAGGAACGTAAGAAGCTGATTCCTATCTGGCTGAAATGCATGCTTGAATAA